The region CCGCATCGGCGATCTCGGCCCGCCCGCCGTAATTCACGCAGAAATACAGCGTCATGGCGTCATTGTCCTTGGTCTGCTCCTGCGCGATCTGGAGCTCCTGCACCACGGACTTCCACAGCTTCGGCATCCGGCCGACCCACCGGATACGAATACCCAGCGCGTCCATTTCGTCACGGCGCCGCCGGATCACATCGCGGTTGAAGTTCATCAGGAAGCGGACCTCGTCGGGCGACCGCTTCCAGTTCTCCGTCGAGAAGGCGTACAGCGAAAGGTTCTTCACGCCCATTTCGATGCAGCCCTTGAGGACGTCCAGGACGACACCCTCGCCGACCTTGTGCCCCTCGGTGCGCGGCAGCCCGCGCTCCTTGGCCCACCGGCCGTTGCCGTCCATGACGACCGCCACATGGTTCGGGACGAGCTCACCGGGGATCTTCGGCGGCCGCGCACCGGAAGGGTGCGGCTCGGGCGTCACGTACTCACGTCGATTACGGCCCAGAATCCCGCGTCGTGCCATGCGGCCCACGTCTCCTATGTGTCTTGAGGGGCGTTTTTTCTTGAGGGGCGGTGTCGCTATTTCTCTACGTACCGGAGGGAACGCAGGCCCCGCTCCACATGCCAGTGCAGATACGCCGTGACGAGCCCGCTGCCCTCCCGGGCATGACGGGCCTCACAGGCGTCCGCGGTCTCCCAGTCGCCGGTCAGCAGCGCGCTGAGGAGCCCGATGGCCTCAGAGGAGGGTACGACGCTCCCCGGCACCCGGCAGTCACCGCAGGTCACACCGCCCGACGCCACCGAGAAGAACCG is a window of Streptomyces caniferus DNA encoding:
- a CDS encoding isoprenyl transferase, with amino-acid sequence MARRGILGRNRREYVTPEPHPSGARPPKIPGELVPNHVAVVMDGNGRWAKERGLPRTEGHKVGEGVVLDVLKGCIEMGVKNLSLYAFSTENWKRSPDEVRFLMNFNRDVIRRRRDEMDALGIRIRWVGRMPKLWKSVVQELQIAQEQTKDNDAMTLYFCVNYGGRAEIADAAAAIAADVRAGRLDPSKVNEKTIAKYMYYPDMPDVDLFVRPSGEQRTSNYLIWQSAYAEMVFQDILWPDFDRRNLWQACLEYAKRDRRFGAAPEAEGESAT